The following are encoded together in the Hippoglossus stenolepis isolate QCI-W04-F060 chromosome 12, HSTE1.2, whole genome shotgun sequence genome:
- the LOC118118919 gene encoding E3 ubiquitin/ISG15 ligase TRIM25 isoform X2 → MGTVEETLKCPVCQDVFTDPVTLPCGHDFCLTCIQTVWETDGRNEGPHFCPECQIFLPSELTVEINTTLQTKVKDFATDRPSTAQLQGAALGRAPKPPSTVRCDHCIETPSVAVRTCLTCDASLCQAHTLLHEQRSALREHTVVEVTGDPLSLKCREHRDELKLFCMEEKVPVCCLCVLVGVHKNHKASQLHEACAHFKRFAADFRERISDKYNRIRVVLDGDERLMMQVIDAEETCMTEWLEAQRSMMEAQIKEIDSLRASSKSLLQDTNDLRFLQQITAQNLCDPLDLAPIQEVDKDLCDPEKLRTVERLVDDLSVALSQHFPRIWSYQSSPALDSTTAHPKLEISQDGKQVYWRKEPVSEAPSPQPYDSQYSVLARESFASGQHYWEIIVQEKPYWLIGVTTGPVDKKDGTSQTSSSLRVNNTSWCIYHGDGQYLALHDNQEKQLSVGKRVRKLGIQTNLQKGELSFYDADAMTLLHAFCVQCTEPLYPMLNPCIDVNGLNRQPLTLFWIKDPWE, encoded by the exons ATGGGGACTGTTGAGGAAACCTTGAAGTGTCCCGTCTGCCAGGATGTCTTCACAGATCCGGTGACACTCCCATGCGGACACGACTTCTGTCTCACCTGTATCCAGACTGTCTGGGAAACAGATGGGCGTAATGAAGGCCCCCACTTCTGTCCCGAGTGTCAGATATTCCTCCCCTCTGAGCTGACTGTGGAGATAAACACCACTCTTCAGACCAAAGTGAAGGACTTCGCCACTGACAGGCCATCAACAGCACAGCTACAGGGAGCAGCTCTGGGCAGGGCACCCAAACCACCTTCAACCGTCCGCTGCGATCACTGTATAGAGACGCCATCGGTGGCCGTGAGGACATGTCTGACGTGTGACGCCTCACTGTGCCAGGCTCACACCCTGCTGCACGAGCAGAGGTCAGCTCTGAGGGAGCACACGGTTGTGGAGGTGACAGGGGACCCGCTGTCTCTGAAGTGCAGGGAGCACCGTGACGAGCTCAAGCTCTTCTGTATGGAGGAGAAGGTCCCggtgtgctgtttgtgtgtcctgGTTGGCGTGCACAAGAACCACAAGGCATCTCAGCTCCATGAGGCCTGCGCACACTTCAAG AGGTTTGCCGCAGATTTCAGAGAGAGAATCTCAGACAAGTACAACAGGATCCGTGTTGTGCTGGATGGCGATGAGCGTCTGATGATGCAGGTTATAGATGCCGAGGAGACATGTATGACAGAGTGGCTGGAGGCCCAGAGGAGCATGATGGAGGCCCAGATTAAAGAGATAGATAGTCTCAGAGCCTCCAGCAAGTCGCTCCTCCAGGACACAAATGATCTGCGTTTCCTGCAG caaatcacagcacagaatCTTTG TGACCCTCTGGATTTAGCACCAATCCAGGAAGTAGACAAGGACCTTTGTGACCCGGAGAAACTGAGAACAGTGGAGAGGCTGGTGGACGACCTTTCAGTGGCTCTGTCCCAACACTTTCCACGAATTTGGTCAT ATCAAAGTTCTCCTGCTCTGGACTCAACAACAGCTCACCCAAAACTGGAAATATCCCAGGATGGGAAGCAGGTTTACTGGAGGAAAGAGCCTGTCAGTGAGGCTCCGAGCCCTCAACCCTATGACTCCCAGTACAGTGTCCTGGCTCGCGAGAGTTTTGCTTCAGGCCAGCACTACTGGGAGATCATTGTCCAGGAGAAACCCTACTGGCTGATAGGTGTGACTACTGGGCCGGTTGATAAAAAAGATGGAACAAGTCAGACTTCCTCCAGCCTGCGTGTGAACAACACATCCTGGTGCATCTACCATGGAGACGGGCAGTACCTGGCATTGCACGATAACCAGGAGAAGCAGCTGTCAGTGGGAAAGAGAGTCAGGAAGCTGGGCATACAGACCAATCTCCAGAAGGGGGAGCTGTCATTCTACGATGCTGATGCAATGACTCTGCTTCACGCTTTCTGTGTGCAGTGCACAGAGCCTCTCTACCCCATGTTAAATCCATGCATTGATGTGAATG
- the LOC118119332 gene encoding delta-1-pyrroline-5-carboxylate synthase: MLARLALCSRPPSRNWKSNVSSVSIRAFSKAKFSLPRPHGKSFAHRSELKQAKRIVVKLGSAVVTRGDECGLALGRLASIVEQVAVLHNQGREMMIVTSGAVAFGKQRLRHEILLSQSVRQALHSGQNQLKQMSIPVLEARACAAAGQSGLMALYEAMFTQYSTCTAQILVTNLDFHDEQKRGNLNSTLHELLRMNIVPIINTNDAVVPPPVPNSDLQGVNVISIKDNDSLAARLAVEMKADLLIALSDVEGLYDSPPGTDDAKLIDIFYPGDQQSIKYGTKSRVGIGGMEAKVKAALWALQGGTSVVIANGTHPKVTGHVITDIVEGKKLGTFFSEVKPAGPTVEQQTEMARHAGRSLASLLPEQRGEIIYYLSELLTEKKDEILSANRKDMELATESGRFSQALIDRLSLSTVKLNSLAIGLRQLAVSSKDSVGRVLRRTRVGNNLELEQITVPIGVLLVIFESRPDCLPQVAALAIASGNALLLKGGKEASHTNKILHQLTQEALSIHGVTDAIQLVSTREEVEDLCRLEKLIDLIIPRGSSQLVREIQRAAKGIPVLGHSEGVCHVYIDNDASIDKAIDVVRDSKCDYPAACNAMETLLIHRDLLRTPIFDQIIDMLRAEHVKIHAGPQFASYLTFSPSEVKSLRTEYGELECCIEVVDSMQDAVDHIHKYGSSHTDVIITENEDTAQQFLQQVDSACVFWNASSRFADGYRFGLGAEVGISTARIHARGPVGLEGLLTTKWILRGEGHTVADFSEQGSMKYLHENIPVIQGSFN, translated from the exons ATGTTGGCTAGGCTGGCATTGTGCTCTCGCCCGCCCTCCAGAAACTGGAAGTCAAATGTGTCCTCGGTCTCCATCAGAGCGTTTTCAAAAGCCAAAT TCTCACTCCCACGTCCCCATGGGAAGTCTTTTGCCCACCGCAGTGAGTTAAAGCAGGCCAAACGCATCGTCGTGAAGCTGGGCAGTGCTGTGGTGACTCGGGGAGATGAGTGCGGCCTGGCACTGGGGCGACTGGCCTCCATAGTAGAGCAG GTGGCTGTGCTCCACAATCAAGGGAGGGAGATGATGATCGTCACCAGTGGTGCTGTGGCGTTTGGGAAGCAGAGACTGAGACATGAGATCCTGCTGTCTCAAAGTGTCAGACAAGCCTTGCATTCTGGACAGAACCAACTCAAACAAATG TCAATTCCAGTTTTAGAGGCAAGGGCGTGTGCGGCTGCAGGGCAGAGTGGTCTGATGGCGTTGTATGAAGCTATGTTCACCCAGTACAGCACCTGCACTGCACAA ATTCTGGTGACCAATCTTGATTTCCATGACGAGCAGAAGCGTGGCAATCTAAACAGCACGCTCCATGAACTGCTGCGGATGAACATAGTTCCTATCATAAACACCAACGATGCTGTGGTTCCACCCCCGGTTCCCAACAGTGACCTACAGGGCGTAAAT gtAATAAGCATCAAAGATAATGATAGCTTGGCTGCACGGCTGGCTGTTGAAATGAAAGCAGATCTCCTTATTGCCCTGTCTGATGTTGAAG GTTTATACGACAGTCCCCCAGGAACAGATGATGCCAAGcttattgatattttctatCCTGGAGACCAGCAGTCGATCAAGTACGGCACTAAGTCCAGAGTTGGCATCGGTGGCATGGAAGCCAAG GTGAAAGCAGCCCTATGGGCACTGCAGGGTGGGACGTCTGTTGTCATTGCCAATGGCACACATCCCAAAGTCACCGGCCACGTCATAACAGACATTGTGGAAGGGAAGAAACTGGGCACCTTCTTCTCAGAAGTGAAGCCTGCAG GTCCAactgtggagcagcagacagagatggCGCGACATGCAGGAAGGTCTCTGGcttctctgcttcctgaacAG agaGGGGAGATCATCTACTATCTTTCTGAGCTGCtcacagaaaagaaagatgagatTCTCAGCGCCAACAGGAAAGACATGGAATTAGCAACAGAATCAG GTCGTTTCTCCCAGGCTCTGATCGACCGCCTGAGTCTGTCAACAGTCAAACTAAACAGCCTCGCCATTGGCCTCCGTCAGCTCGCTGTTTCCTCCAAGGACAGCGTGGGTCGGGTGTTGAGGAGGACCAGGGTGGGCAACAACCTGGAGCTGGAACAGATCACTGTCCCCATTGGTGTGCTGCTGGTTATCTTTGAGTCACGTCCTGATTGTCTCCCACAG gTGGCGGCTCTGGCTATTGCCAGTGGAAATGCTTTGCTATTGAAGGGGGGTAAAGAAGCTTCCCACACCAATAAAATTCTACATCAACTAACCCAGGAAGCCCTTTCCATTCATGGTGTGACCGATGCCATTCAATTG GTGAGCACACGTGAAGAAGTTGAGGATCTGTGCCGACTTGAAAAGTTGATTGACCTGATCATTCCGAGGGGCTCGTCCCAGCTGGTCCGGGAAATCCAAAGAGCAGCGAAGGGTATTCCTGTGCTGGGCCACAGCGAGGGAGTCTGTCACGTCTACATAGACAATGACGCCAGCATTGACAAGGCCATTGACGTTG TCAGAGACTCCAAATGTGACTACCCTGCAGCCTGCAATGCCATGGAGACGCTTCTTATTCACAGAGATCTGTTGCGAACTCCTATATTTGACCAGATCATTGATATGCTGAGAGCAGAACAT GTCAAGATCCACGCAGGTCCCCAGTTTGCGTCCTATTTAACGTTCAGCCCATCTGAGGTGAagtctctgaggacagagtATGGGGAGCTGGAGTGCTGCATTGAGGTGGTAGACAGCATGCAGGATGCTGTGGACCACATCCACAAGTACGGCAGCTCCCACACGGATGTTATTATTACAGAGAACGAGGACACAGCTCAACAGTTTCTGCAGCAGGTGGACAGTGCCTGTGTATTCTGGAACGCCAGCTCTCGATTTGCTGATGGTTACCGTTTCGGTCTAG GAGCTGAAGTTGGAATCAGTACGGCACGGATACATGCCAGAGGTCCAGTGGGTTTGGAGGGGCTTCTGACCACCAAATGGATCCTTCGAGGGGAAGGGCACACTGTGGCTGACTTTTCTGAGCAAGGCAGTATGAAATACCTACATGAAAACATCCCTGTCATCCAGGGGAGTTTTAATTAG
- the LOC118118919 gene encoding E3 ubiquitin/ISG15 ligase TRIM25 isoform X1, producing MGTVEETLKCPVCQDVFTDPVTLPCGHDFCLTCIQTVWETDGRNEGPHFCPECQIFLPSELTVEINTTLQTKVKDFATDRPSTAQLQGAALGRAPKPPSTVRCDHCIETPSVAVRTCLTCDASLCQAHTLLHEQRSALREHTVVEVTGDPLSLKCREHRDELKLFCMEEKVPVCCLCVLVGVHKNHKASQLHEACAHFKGMLETTMNHLLKRRSEAEFAIKDLESLYTQTVRFAADFRERISDKYNRIRVVLDGDERLMMQVIDAEETCMTEWLEAQRSMMEAQIKEIDSLRASSKSLLQDTNDLRFLQQITAQNLCDPLDLAPIQEVDKDLCDPEKLRTVERLVDDLSVALSQHFPRIWSYQSSPALDSTTAHPKLEISQDGKQVYWRKEPVSEAPSPQPYDSQYSVLARESFASGQHYWEIIVQEKPYWLIGVTTGPVDKKDGTSQTSSSLRVNNTSWCIYHGDGQYLALHDNQEKQLSVGKRVRKLGIQTNLQKGELSFYDADAMTLLHAFCVQCTEPLYPMLNPCIDVNGLNRQPLTLFWIKDPWE from the exons ATGGGGACTGTTGAGGAAACCTTGAAGTGTCCCGTCTGCCAGGATGTCTTCACAGATCCGGTGACACTCCCATGCGGACACGACTTCTGTCTCACCTGTATCCAGACTGTCTGGGAAACAGATGGGCGTAATGAAGGCCCCCACTTCTGTCCCGAGTGTCAGATATTCCTCCCCTCTGAGCTGACTGTGGAGATAAACACCACTCTTCAGACCAAAGTGAAGGACTTCGCCACTGACAGGCCATCAACAGCACAGCTACAGGGAGCAGCTCTGGGCAGGGCACCCAAACCACCTTCAACCGTCCGCTGCGATCACTGTATAGAGACGCCATCGGTGGCCGTGAGGACATGTCTGACGTGTGACGCCTCACTGTGCCAGGCTCACACCCTGCTGCACGAGCAGAGGTCAGCTCTGAGGGAGCACACGGTTGTGGAGGTGACAGGGGACCCGCTGTCTCTGAAGTGCAGGGAGCACCGTGACGAGCTCAAGCTCTTCTGTATGGAGGAGAAGGTCCCggtgtgctgtttgtgtgtcctgGTTGGCGTGCACAAGAACCACAAGGCATCTCAGCTCCATGAGGCCTGCGCACACTTCAAG GGCATGTTAGAGACCACTATGAACCATCTGCTGAAGAGGAGAAGTGAAGCAGAGTTTGCCATCAAGGACTTGGAGTCActgtacacacaaacagtg AGGTTTGCCGCAGATTTCAGAGAGAGAATCTCAGACAAGTACAACAGGATCCGTGTTGTGCTGGATGGCGATGAGCGTCTGATGATGCAGGTTATAGATGCCGAGGAGACATGTATGACAGAGTGGCTGGAGGCCCAGAGGAGCATGATGGAGGCCCAGATTAAAGAGATAGATAGTCTCAGAGCCTCCAGCAAGTCGCTCCTCCAGGACACAAATGATCTGCGTTTCCTGCAG caaatcacagcacagaatCTTTG TGACCCTCTGGATTTAGCACCAATCCAGGAAGTAGACAAGGACCTTTGTGACCCGGAGAAACTGAGAACAGTGGAGAGGCTGGTGGACGACCTTTCAGTGGCTCTGTCCCAACACTTTCCACGAATTTGGTCAT ATCAAAGTTCTCCTGCTCTGGACTCAACAACAGCTCACCCAAAACTGGAAATATCCCAGGATGGGAAGCAGGTTTACTGGAGGAAAGAGCCTGTCAGTGAGGCTCCGAGCCCTCAACCCTATGACTCCCAGTACAGTGTCCTGGCTCGCGAGAGTTTTGCTTCAGGCCAGCACTACTGGGAGATCATTGTCCAGGAGAAACCCTACTGGCTGATAGGTGTGACTACTGGGCCGGTTGATAAAAAAGATGGAACAAGTCAGACTTCCTCCAGCCTGCGTGTGAACAACACATCCTGGTGCATCTACCATGGAGACGGGCAGTACCTGGCATTGCACGATAACCAGGAGAAGCAGCTGTCAGTGGGAAAGAGAGTCAGGAAGCTGGGCATACAGACCAATCTCCAGAAGGGGGAGCTGTCATTCTACGATGCTGATGCAATGACTCTGCTTCACGCTTTCTGTGTGCAGTGCACAGAGCCTCTCTACCCCATGTTAAATCCATGCATTGATGTGAATG